The window GATATGTGTTCAGAATATGCAAGGAATGCTgatacacacactgaaaacatttaaccaagtttcattttggaaaaaaaaaagcacagtgtaATCACTcttggcagaaacactgaaatatttgcATGCATGCAAACATCAAACATACATGCAATCAAAGTTGCATTAAGGTTGGCGGCTTATCACCGTCAGAGGTTAATGCACTTTGTGTGAATTGAACATAAAGACCAAAACTGCTTTCTTCAAATTTTAAATTCAGGACTTGAAATTACATCTAATCTTTCAAATTAAGGAAGAGCTGGGAAAGAAAGGACACTTTCACTGCTTCATTTACCTCAAGTCAGAATCAAATGTACATAACAAAGCAACACTGCCCCTTTAAACAAAGTAATCTGGCAAAAACATCAACATAATACCATCATTGAATAAAGAGGCCGCCTTGTGGCCCTAAGAGGTAACTGCACTTTGTGCAAATTGTGgaataaaaagtattttcttcacattcagtATTCATGTATGAGATCTAATCTCGCAGATTGCAGAACAACTGGCACAGAAAGGACCCTTtcactgcacgcacacacgcacgcacgcacacacacacagctcctgtAGGGATAAAAAcatgttgcagtgttttctttcagatttgtttttatcacGGAACATTTTATTCTCAAAACGTTGTCACTCGATACTTGTGTGTGAAATTGATCCGCTGTCTGGGCAGCTGTGCTGCTGTACGGGGCCCAACTGTACAAACGGGCCTGTGGTCATGTTGCTGCCTTTCAAAGAGATGAGCAGTATCACCATGAGTTATTCGAAGTCTGCTCATCAAACATCGTCTTAATGATGATTGAAATTTGAAACAGCATTACCAACTGCCAGGAATTTCCTGTTTGCGGTTTATCATCATTCCAGTAATCATTACAGCCGTAGTTACAGGGCCGTCAGAGATAGGAATACAGgaattctcacacacactcagacgtGGACAGAATTGTTAGTACCCTTCGTTtagtgaaagaaaaattcacagtggccagataaacaacttgaatctgacaaaagtagtaGTAAATAAAAATTCTCTGAAATTTAACCATAATGAAAGTCAGGCactgcttttcaaccatgcttcaacagaattattaaaaaaaaataaactcaagaaacaggcctggacaaaaatggtGGTACCCTTAACTTAATATTTAGTTGCACAACCTTTCGAGGCGATCACTGCAATCAAACGATTCCTGTAACTGTCAAAGAGACTTCTGCACCTTCCAGCAGGTATTTTGTTCCACTcctcatgagcaaactgctccagttgcCTCAGGTTGGAAGGTGCCTTTTCCAGAcggcatgtttcagctccttccaaagatgttggataggatttaggtcagggctcaGAGAATAGTCtgatgttttcctctgagccattcttgggtgtttttaactgtgtgttttgggtcattgtccTTCTGCAAGACCCATGACCTGCAACTGAGAccaagctttctgacactggcagcacatttctctctagaATCCCTTGATAGTCTGGAGATTTCATCGTACCCTGCACAGATTCAAGACACCTTGTgccagatgcagcaaagcagccccagaacacaacagagcctcctccatgtttcacagcagGGACAGTGTGCTTTTCTTgatgtgcttcatttttccttctgtgaacatAGAGCTGATGTACCTTggcaaaaacttccatttttgtctcatctgtccataggacattctcccagaagctttgCGTTTTGTCAAAATGTagtttggcaaattccagtctggcttttttatgatttgtttttaacaatggtgtcctcctccttggtcgtctcccatgaagtccactttggttcaaacGACGACGGATGGTGCAATCCGACACTGAAGTTCCTTCAGCTTGAAGCTCACCTTTAATCTCTTAAAAGTTTTTCTGAGCTCTTTAGTTACCATTCGTATTTTccgtctctttgatttgtcatcagTTTTCTCCTGCGGCCGCGTCCAGGAAGGTTGGCTCCAGTCCCATCAATCTTGAATTTCTTAATAATATGTGCAACTGTAGccacaggaacatcaaactgcttggagATGGTCTCACAGCCttcacctttaaaggtgcattaaggagtttgcacgttttatgcgaaacagcgccccctgcaggccttgggcgtaatgcagcttagtgaaaaacttgcgcctgtggctcgcgtgcacgggagagaggaactccttcctcgctcttttagtagcgctcgagtaaaatttaagtttcttttacctggtggagtctgtgtggagctgtggcagtgctagaagccagtcttttcttactttctggaagatcctgctcagttgttgctcactaagcatctggcggagtaatggcggacaaaatgaaacctaaccagccggagcgcgcattacgtcattcctttcaaattctcccaaaaaaatgctggtgccagaccggaactgcaactttcaagtgacagtttagcgctgttagaggtacttgtaatgaatatgtcagggcacattgtacacatcactaaaaatgtgaaacatatttatggtggaaaataagtatttttaaggttgtaaaactccttaatgcacctttaacatgcttgtgtataattttctttctaatctccagagacaactctttcctttgcttcctctggtccatgtcGAGTGTGGTCCACTTCATGTGACTCCCTGTCGCCCTCTATATGAGCCgctgactgattacaagattgcagacacctgtgatgctaattagtggacacaccttggactgacatgtccctctggtcacatcattttcagtcttttctagggataccatcatttttgtccaggcctgtttcttgagtttattttctttaataattctgttgaagcatggttgaaaaacagtgtctgactttcattggttaaatttcacagaattttttatttctactttcatcagattcaagttatttctctgaccactgtgaatttttctttagtTAAATGAAGGGTACCAACAGTTTTGTTCACGTCTGTAtatcatgcacacacactcacacacccataGCTCAGAGCAATGTGCATATCCATAAATGCACTGTGTTCATCTCTCTGGAGGGAGAGAAATACGTCTGTCAGGCGTCCCGACGTTGAGGAAGAGATTTTATACAAAGACAAAGGCCCAAAATCCAACAGCGCAAACCAGAAGTTTCACACATCCTGCACAGATAACAACTGTCTCAATGTTAACCGCAACTGTTTGATCATGTTTTCTCAGACTGTCTTTtagttatttttgtttgtttgggagAAACGGGAAGAAAAGTGGAAGTTGCCAAATGTGGTTGCTTCCATGATAAAGATTATAACACACATAAACTGTGTGTAACTTTTTCGAATGTTTTCcatcctctgtgtgtttgtctttgggtaataaatcatttgttgttttaagtTAATTGAATTAattctttatctttctctccctgctctTAGGTAGATGTGCCACTTTCCATCAAGGGAAGAATCATTTTGGAGATTTTAGAAGGCATGATTTATCTGACAGAAAGACTCGTCATCCACAAAGACATCAAGCCAGAAAACATTTTAGTGGACAAGGACTTTCACATAAAGGTGCGTGACACTTTGGGATGGTGGTCACAATCACCAACTAGTGTCTtatttcatgtatttgttttgtgtgtgtgtgtgtgtgtgtgtgttgtgtagaTAGCAGACCTTGGCTTGGCCACCTGCCAGACATGGAGCAAGCTCACAAAGCAGGAGTCTCGCAGGAAGAGTCGGGGCCGATCAGCCGGAGCAAGAGGTGCAGGAACGCTGAGCTACATGGCTCCGGAGCACCTGGAGAGCATCCACACCGTCTCCACCGAGAAGTCTGACGTCTACAGCTTCGCCATCGTGCTGTGGGTCATCCTCACAGGCCAAGAACCGTATGCCAGTAAGAACGCTTTATCAAGGCTTTACCGAGTCCCGATGCAGGCGTGCGGACGTTTGAGTGGAACGTGTTGTGATGCCCAGATGCGAGAAGCGAAGACCACATCAGCCAGTGTGTTCGGAACGGCGACCGGCCAGCAGAGGAGCTGGTCCCCGGCGACACGCCCGAGGAGATGATCAACCTCATGAAGAGATGCTGGCACGACGATCCACAGCAGCGGCCGACGTTCAAAGGTATGCCTGTTAGTgtttatttaaagctgcagaGCGCCTTTTGGTCTTTGTGTTTTCGTCCAGGTACCTCAAATTCGTTGGCTTAAATGAATTTCCACCTCCTGTTTGCAaaatttacatctttttttaactatttttttgtcataacatcagtgtggggtttttttttgttagagtTAACATTACAACTAATGTTGTTGACTGTTTCAGTTCTTTAATAACTTCTATTCTCTGTAGTCAATGCATTTTGCTCCCAACCCTGAAATAGCTTTATCACTCTTTCCCCTTGTTGTTCTTCTCTGGCGCCTCCCAGTGGTTACATGATCCACACTTGAAAATAACTGATCgacactgttgtgttgagtgtCTTTATCACTGCTTATATTCTTTCCTTTCAGCTGTTAAAATTCAAGCAGAAGAATTGAATTGTGATAGCTAGTCCCCCTGTCATCACTTTGCTTCCTTTCACCTTTCTTGCAGAGTGCTATGAAGCTTTCCTTCCTTTCTACAAGAAACAACTTGAACCACAGGTGGAGGAAGATTTGCTTCATTTGGGGGTGAGGGCAAATCCTTCAATTCTTGACCTTTAACTCTTGTGCAATAATCAGAGAAGAcattataaaactgcagattgCTAGCATTACACTTCATATCATCCTTCTCATTTGTTAGAATATATATGAAGGTCCAGACGAACTGCTCGAGAGGATGAAATCTTTGTCACTGACTAATGAAAGTTTTCCACCAAGTGGTCACGGTCAGTAAGTCATTAAACCAGATACTCTTATTAAAATGCTCAAAAATCTCAAATCTGTTGAAAAGCATCACGTTTTATTTCCTTAATTTTCTCTCTTGACCTTCCAGATTCCCCAGCTCCTTTAGTGAGTTCAGACAGAAGCCTGTCGACTCCAGTTGAAGCCAGTATTGAAGACCTTCACAACATCCAGTATGAACCCTCTGTGGGGGGTCTCCAGACGGACGCGAGACCTGGAGACCTTTCTGTTCTAGAGGAGAAACTGCACCGTGAGTTGCAGTACCACAAGCATGGCAGCTACAACAGTGAGAACCAGCCTGCAGCGGCCAACTGCTGCCACTCCAATCCTGTCCAGCCCAACCGCCTCCAAGTATCAGATCAGCCACTGAGGCATCCCGAGCAGGAGAGATCGTCGGTCCACACCTGGACGAAGGCCGAGCCGGTGCAGCCCAGCAGCCCGGAGGAGGCCTGGTATCAGCCCGAGTCGGTCAACTCCTCCCTTCTTTCCCCGCTGCCGTCGTCCATCAGCTCACCTTCGCTCTCACAGCTCAACCAGCAGCACCCCCACTCCCACCTGGACCGCCAGCGGTCCTGGCCGGCATTCCCAGTGTCTGACACGTCCGCACCGGACAGCACTCTGGGCCGTTTTTTAAACCCTTTGAAATGTGTCTCGCCACAGGATCCAGGTACACAAACATATCAGTGTTTAGATCCGGCTGCCTGAGGCGTCAACATATTTGACCGCTgtgattttctgtctgttttgtgatCATTCCAGGATCTCTTTACATCCAAAATGTCAGCGGGCTCCAGATTGGAAGCAATAACACGATGAGTATCAGAGGTCATGAGTCCCCCCTTAGTTCATTATCTGTGCCTGCTAACGACTGCGCTAACTCTCCCATCAAAGAAGGCATTAGGAAATATGGTAAACCATAACTTTGTTCTCACACCACAGACACCCTTGTGTGCTTATTCACTATTTATGCACTCAAGGTTTCAAATGTGATCATAAATTCTTGATGGTAATGataatttttcttttgtataTTTTGCGAAATATAAACCCAATTTTACAtgacatatttttttattttacattttacaacTAGTATCAAATGTTGCACTTTTAAAGCTTAAAGTTCAGCCTGTTAACTTACATTTTTGAACCTCAAGAAATCTGTTGTATTTTCTGCCTCATTAAATTTTTAACTTACAGTCTCTTGGAATGAtatctgaatgttttctttttcacgttatgtcagttttattttaataacatCAAATTTCTGAAAAGTAAATTATGTGATGTGAAAATACTCCAGTGTTCTGGGGGGCGGGGAACCAGCCAAGATCAGCAAATCAATGAATAACTCCATAAACTCAAGATCGAAAGAGCAGACTTGTAGTATTTATCTTAATGCCACGTTCTTGCTATCTTCCTCTTGGTAATATTGCATGTTAATTCTCCTGTAGGGCCGCATGAAAAACTGcctgctgcagagagctggtCTAAAAGTTCTGCACTGCTTTATAGACACATCTCTTCATCCACAGTAGTCGGTTGCATGGTTTTGCTGAGCTGCTGTTCCGAGCATGCATCGGTCTGGATTtcctctgcttgttttgttcgctGATGGTTACTCAAAGTTCATTGACGAGGAACCACTGCTTCAATTTCTCACTAATtaattaaccccccccccccccccagaacaTTCACCCCCTTCACTCAATTCCTCTGACGTTGGAATGATGCAGAagttaccatttttttttagagtCACTGAACTTTAACAAACTGTGCAAGTACTTGAAACACTTTCTCTAAACTTGAGAATGATTTTGTCCCGCTGATATATTTCCTTCTTGCTTTATTCAGAGGACCGCGCCGTGACCGAGGAGCACCTGGACCTGCTTCGGGACAACATGGGCGTCAAATGGAAGCGCTGCGCGCGGCGCCTCGGCCTGACCAGCGTGGAAATAGAGACCATAGAGCATGACTACTACCGGGACGGCCTGCCGGAGATGGTGCACCAGATGCTGGAGCGCTGGAAAATGAAAGAGGGGAGCATCGGATGCACCATCGGGAAGCTTTATCAGGCAATAGAAGGCAACATCAAGGTCGAGGTCATCCAGAAGATCCTGAACACCTGCGCCTCTTCGTCCACCAATTCCTAAAATGTTGTGATTGATGCTGTTTTCAACAATGCAGCAGAAATTATTCAACAAGTTTTtgtggtcaaaaaaaaaaagtctcgtTAATTTTCATGAACTCATTGTCGTCTGTTTACATGCGAGAACCTGCCTTGTTGTTAATATACCGAGCGTTAGTGAATTCTTGTTTTGATAAAGTGATCACTTCAAGTATAAATGCAGAGTATATCAATTCAAACTTCATGTCAGATGTCTGCATAACATTTCCCGTTAAGCTCATCTCCCTATGCTGCAGTTTTTAACAGTCATGATTTTCCCAATTGTGAactgactttgtgtttttaaagcattttattgCAAGCATAATCAAGATTTTATGTAGCTCTTGTATGAAAGCATAAAAAATCCATCAAGGTTGTGCGtaattactgtaaaaatatCCAGTTTTATGAACTTTAAAGACCTCAGCTTTATTTGATGTCTGTCTGTGAActaattatttttctttgggTTTATATcaactttcactgaattttcTCTTCCATGAAATGTCTGATGATATATTCTGTACTTCCATATTCTGTATCTAATACAAACATTTGGTTaaatgttgaagctctgagCTTTTCCATTGTGATgaatttgtgttgtttgtttctctcttgacttcagcaacacaaaaacataagTGTTGCATATTCATTTGATGAGTTATCAGTGTAATTCAATGTTGACACAAACACCATGTGGACATCGTTTTATGCTTTATTACAGAAAATTCTTcatactttttgaaaacaccttTTTTATATCATAAGGTaggaaatttgtttaaaaagaatgcAACTTTCTATCAGGAGTCCCCTCTACATTTTTTACATGTTGAATTCCAATTAATAAGAAACTGATAAGTTGATTTAAGTTGAACTGACGGACAGCAGGAACTCGTTCTTGCTCTTCTCAGAGCGTGCTCTGTGAGGATGGGGGGGTGATTATTTCCTCCACCTCAGTGATCTCAGTCACCAGTCCTCTGATGACAGCCACGCTGTCGGGCAGCAGCTCAGGAGCAGAGTCTGGATCTGATCCTGTTGGCGGAGGACTCTGGAGAGCTTCTTCCTCGGAGACCTTCTCTCCCTCAGCATGGTTTCCCTCTTTTTCCACATCTTTTTTGAGCTCCGCTTCCATCTCAGCACCAGTTTCTCCATCGTTTAGCCCGTCTTCGGCTTCTTCTCTCTGCGTGGTTAAGGCAGTGGTGCTCTCTGCTGGTGAACCAGAGGATCTGTACCCTTCATCAACGGCCTCATTCTCTATTTGAGCTacatctctctcctcttctttctctgcttcctctttcGCCCCGTCATTCACCTCCTTTCCAGATACCTCCGCagcctctttctgtttctcctcactCAGCCTCTCCAACAAccagttgtttttaatttccccGGTCAGGTAAACGGCTCTGTCAGTCCTTTCCTTCACCGCCGTCTGAGGAACAGAAGTCTGTGCGGAGCTGCAGCAAATGGCCTCACTCAGGGAGCCCAGGCTGATTCCAGAACTCTCTGCGCCAGGTGATGGCAGCTGGGTGGGAACGACCTCCTTTGAGAGTTCATCTGACATGGCGGGACTGAGGGGAACACAGCTTTCTTCCATTGCAGGCTGATCACATCCAGCTTGGGCATTCGGAGGCTCTGGTGACGCCAGGAGGGATGGATCAGGAGAACCTGTGATCTCAACCTCCGCTTCAGCAACCGTACACGCATCATCTGTGGCAGCTGATTCAGAATGGGACGATTCATCTGCTTCTGCCGCTGCTGATCGATCACTAGCTCCAGTCTGGACTTCATCTGTGTTCTTGATgcctgtttctctgttttcagacTCATCGCGCTGATCTGCTGCAGCCATCACAGGGAGCACTGCGCAGGGCTCGGGTGAAACAGAGATCTGAGGGGCTGCAGCCTGGGAATCTTCAGACTGAGGTGAAACCAGAGGAGAGgactcaggagtgtgtgtgatcacTGCTTCCAGGTCAGCAGGTGGACTGGGTGTATTGACGTCATGTGtaacagcagcttcacagctgCTACATTCAACCGACTCCGTTGCTTTCGATGGCTCATCAGTGCCAATCTGGACCTCTTCACTTGTTTGGTTGGTGCATGAAGCCTCTTTGCTTTTAGGGTCTTCAAACTGTGTAACGAGAAGCATGGGAGAGTTCAGCACTACGCCCTGCTCGGGCATATTTGGAGCACTTTGTTCAGACTTTGCATCAGCGCCAAGTTTTGGTTCGAGCTGAGGGTCAGCATCAGCTGCTTGGCCTCTGTCGTCCAGCACGGCGGCGGCTTGATGATGGTCACTGGTTCCCGCTGAGGAGAGTTCTCGAACTTGAATGGCTGGGCTGCCCGGTGCAGAGCGAGGGGGAGTCGGCTCCAGCAGGCTGTACTGACTCAGAGCCAGATCTGAGACGTCTAAATGGAGACTGTTGCTCTTCTTACCGGCAGCATCCTGCACCACTGatggagaggaaaacaagaggTTAGCATATCTGCTCTGGAGGACAACCATACAAGGCACTGTTCTCATACTGTGGGCTCGCAGCATGGCCGATATTGTTAGATTCATTATAAGACACTGAGTTTGGTATGAAATCCACAAAGCCAGCGATGgggaaatgaagaaagaagacCTTGAGTACTCTGCCGGATAATGTGATTTTCAGTGCACTGCGCTGGCAAACTAATACTGATTGTGAAGCTGAGTCAGTTTTTAGTACCAATAAATATAAGAAACGGGTTAAAGCAAGAAATAAATCTGTATAAGAAGAGCAAGGGCAAAATAAACCATatcaaacaaactgcagcataT of the Salarias fasciatus chromosome 18, fSalaFa1.1, whole genome shotgun sequence genome contains:
- the ripk1l gene encoding receptor-interacting serine/threonine-protein kinase 1 isoform X2, whose protein sequence is MATATQSSLHMRSADLIIKEPLDYGGFGEVYLCYHVTLGQVVLKTLYTGPLRNEDSKRSLLEEGSIMASLNHERVVKLLGVIMEDRDCSLVMELIPRGNLLNMLETVDVPLSIKGRIILEILEGMIYLTERLVIHKDIKPENILVDKDFHIKIADLGLATCQTWSKLTKQESRRKSRGRSAGARGAGTLSYMAPEHLESIHTVSTEKSDVYSFAIVLWVILTGQEPYANARSEDHISQCVRNGDRPAEELVPGDTPEEMINLMKRCWHDDPQQRPTFKECYEAFLPFYKKQLEPQVEEDLLHLGNIYEGPDELLERMKSLSLTNESFPPSGHDSPAPLVSSDRSLSTPVEASIEDLHNIQYEPSVGGLQTDARPGDLSVLEEKLHRELQYHKHGSYNSENQPAAANCCHSNPVQPNRLQVSDQPLRHPEQERSSVHTWTKAEPVQPSSPEEAWYQPESVNSSLLSPLPSSISSPSLSQLNQQHPHSHLDRQRSWPAFPVSDTSAPDSTLGRFLNPLKCVSPQDPGSLYIQNVSGLQIGSNNTMSIREDRAVTEEHLDLLRDNMGVKWKRCARRLGLTSVEIETIEHDYYRDGLPEMVHQMLERWKMKEGSIGCTIGKLYQAIEGNIKVEVIQKILNTCASSSTNS
- the ripk1l gene encoding receptor-interacting serine/threonine-protein kinase 1 isoform X1; this translates as MATATQSSLHMRSADLIIKEPLDYGGFGEVYLCYHVTLGQVVLKTLYTGPLRNEDSKRSLLEEGSIMASLNHERVVKLLGVIMEDRDCSLVMELIPRGNLLNMLETVDVPLSIKGRIILEILEGMIYLTERLVIHKDIKPENILVDKDFHIKIADLGLATCQTWSKLTKQESRRKSRGRSAGARGAGTLSYMAPEHLESIHTVSTEKSDVYSFAIVLWVILTGQEPYANARSEDHISQCVRNGDRPAEELVPGDTPEEMINLMKRCWHDDPQQRPTFKECYEAFLPFYKKQLEPQVEEDLLHLGNIYEGPDELLERMKSLSLTNESFPPSGHDSPAPLVSSDRSLSTPVEASIEDLHNIQYEPSVGGLQTDARPGDLSVLEEKLHRELQYHKHGSYNSENQPAAANCCHSNPVQPNRLQVSDQPLRHPEQERSSVHTWTKAEPVQPSSPEEAWYQPESVNSSLLSPLPSSISSPSLSQLNQQHPHSHLDRQRSWPAFPVSDTSAPDSTLGRFLNPLKCVSPQDPGSLYIQNVSGLQIGSNNTMSIRGHESPLSSLSVPANDCANSPIKEGIRKYEDRAVTEEHLDLLRDNMGVKWKRCARRLGLTSVEIETIEHDYYRDGLPEMVHQMLERWKMKEGSIGCTIGKLYQAIEGNIKVEVIQKILNTCASSSTNS